One Pseudonocardia sediminis DNA window includes the following coding sequences:
- a CDS encoding recombination activating protein 1 gives MTRSTETRREEYLPCLYCGQRYGPDDVALHTEPVHCGRCITCVDKPACFDCRLMYCVCDVHQYRG, from the coding sequence ATGACCCGGTCCACGGAGACCCGGCGCGAGGAGTACCTGCCGTGCCTGTACTGCGGACAGCGCTACGGGCCGGACGACGTCGCGCTGCACACCGAGCCGGTGCACTGCGGGCGGTGCATCACGTGCGTCGACAAGCCCGCATGCTTCGACTGCCGCCTCATGTACTGCGTGTGTGACGTGCACCAGTACCGGGGCTGA
- a CDS encoding DNA-binding protein codes for MRPEIAISWHRCRDQYRVDPNLSKAPAAVAEADHALEHDVVIAELGFRAAAMAHEVSTTGGIVTITDAIGRVLAQWGDPETRTVADEANLAQWFCWSEGAAGTNGMGTALMSHGPVLIRGAEHWCQAFHDWTCAGVAVRDVVTGKPIAVLNVSCWRTELPGTVGAWLGNAATMTQRVLRQRARNDGAELMAAFAQARSGSSATLAAVDPAGRVVLADDAAGVLLGIPGSSPVPDPAVRWRPELPEFIQAARFAAEQAARDPDWTGSTQIVTRLSNEPTSISFRPVFLAGHLVGNVVSFGVSEGNPLPRTAEDVPPRTQPRRMVATRENRMVLLRTPEVSFAQSDGNDVWLSTDEGLLRSTSPGLDRLETELCDSGFLRVHRQYVVNLSRIREVERRDKGELVLVMDDQARTMVPVSRRNTPTVRRALEI; via the coding sequence GTGCGGCCCGAGATAGCGATCTCCTGGCACCGGTGCCGGGACCAGTACCGGGTCGACCCGAACCTCTCCAAGGCCCCGGCGGCTGTCGCCGAGGCCGACCACGCGCTGGAGCACGACGTGGTGATCGCCGAGCTCGGGTTCCGCGCCGCGGCGATGGCGCACGAGGTCAGCACCACCGGCGGCATCGTGACCATCACCGACGCCATCGGGCGGGTCCTGGCCCAGTGGGGCGACCCGGAGACGCGCACCGTCGCCGACGAGGCCAACCTGGCCCAGTGGTTCTGCTGGTCGGAGGGTGCCGCCGGGACGAACGGCATGGGCACGGCGCTGATGTCGCACGGCCCCGTACTGATCCGCGGCGCCGAGCACTGGTGCCAGGCGTTCCACGACTGGACGTGCGCCGGCGTGGCGGTCCGGGACGTGGTGACCGGGAAACCGATCGCCGTACTGAACGTCTCCTGCTGGCGCACCGAGCTCCCCGGAACCGTGGGCGCCTGGCTCGGCAACGCCGCCACGATGACCCAGCGCGTCCTGCGCCAGCGCGCCCGGAACGACGGCGCCGAGCTGATGGCCGCCTTCGCCCAGGCCAGGTCGGGTTCGAGCGCGACGCTCGCGGCCGTGGACCCCGCGGGCCGGGTCGTCCTCGCCGACGACGCCGCGGGGGTGCTCCTCGGCATCCCGGGCTCCTCGCCGGTGCCCGATCCCGCGGTGCGCTGGAGACCGGAGCTGCCCGAGTTCATCCAGGCCGCCCGGTTCGCCGCCGAGCAGGCCGCACGCGATCCCGACTGGACAGGCTCCACGCAGATCGTCACCCGGCTCTCCAACGAGCCGACGTCGATCAGCTTCCGGCCGGTGTTCCTGGCCGGGCACCTCGTCGGCAACGTGGTCTCGTTCGGCGTCTCGGAGGGCAATCCGCTCCCCCGTACGGCGGAGGACGTACCGCCCCGGACGCAGCCGCGCCGGATGGTCGCCACGCGCGAGAACCGCATGGTCCTGCTCCGGACGCCCGAGGTGTCGTTCGCCCAGTCGGACGGCAACGACGTGTGGCTGTCGACCGACGAGGGGCTGTTGCGGTCGACCTCGCCCGGACTCGACCGGCTCGAGACCGAGCTGTGCGACTCCGGCTTCCTGCGGGTGCACCGCCAGTACGTCGTGAACCTCAGCCGCATCCGGGAGGTCGAGCGCCGGGACAAGGGCGAGCTGGTCCTGGTGATGGACGACCAGGCCAGGACGATGGTGCCGGTCTCCCGGCGGAACACCCCGACGGTCCGCCGGGCACTGGAGATCTGA